Part of the Ralstonia pickettii DTP0602 genome, TTTTTGAGGAGTCTTTGCTTAAAAAACAGCGGTTTATGAGCCATGGCTCAAGTATTTCCTGTATTCTGAGCTTTCTCGAATTTTCCGGAAAAACCTCAGAATGGTGAAAACGAGCCAACTTCCTGCAGTCGACCGAACTGTACCGCTTGAGCAGATATCCCAGTTCGCGGAAAAGGTCACCATTTTTACGGACGAACTTCGCGAGACGATCCTCGCACCGCGGCCAAGAAAGACCGCACCGATTTTCAAAACAGGGGAGATTGCGGAGATGTGCAACATCTCACACTCCCAGGTTCAGTATCTGGCGACCAAGGGCGATGGCGAGCTGCCCCCTGGCACTGCGGCCGGTACTGGGCGTACCAGGACCTTCACGCTGGCAGAGGCTCGCATCTGGGTTCAGAAGGTCTCGGACATTTATCAGACGCCGCTTGTCACGGGAACGAGACAGCCGGAAGGAAAAATCGTCATTACCGCCCAGCTCAAGGGTGGGTCGGCCAAGACCACCACGACAATGTGTCTTGCCCAGGGGCTGACATTGCGCGGCCGAAAAGTTCTGGTGGTCGACCTCGACCCTCAAGCCTCACTTTCGGAGCTCTGTGGCTTGTATGCCGAAAAGGACGTCACGCCGGAAGACACCATCCTGCCGTATATCTATGATCAGCAGATCGAAGGTGGGCTGCAGGCACGCGTTCAGTCGACCTACTGGGATGGCCTTGACATTATTCCAGCGCACACCGAGTTGATTGGGGCAGAGTTCCATCTGCCCGCTATGCAGAAGATCAAGCCGGGCTTTCGTTTCTGGACCGTACTGCGGGAGGGGCTGGAGCCATTGCGCAAGGACTACGACTACATCCTCATGGATACGTCGCCGTCGCTTTCGTACCTCAACCTGAATGCCTTGCTGGCTGCAGACGCGATGGTCATGCCGATGGTCCCTGAGAATCTGGACTTCATCAGCTCGCTGTCGTTCTGGCGCCTGTTTTCAGACGTCTCCAAGAGCTTCATCAAGTACGAGGCGGACAAGAAATACGACTTCGTCTCGTTGCTGCTCTCGAAGGTTGACTACGGGCGCACTTCGTCGGCCCCCATCGTACGAGCCTGGGCGCAGAGCGCTTACGAGAGCTGGCTGCATTCGATTGAAGTGCCCTCGAGTTCTGTGATGAGCACCGGGGCTCTGGCGTTCTCAACGGTTTTTGACGTGAGCAGCACGCATAGCGCAGCCAAGTCGCTGCAGCGAGTGCGCCAGCCGATTGTCGAATACTGCCGATGGCTGGATGAAATCTATGCGGAAAAGTGGAGGAACGCGCAATGAGCAATATGCGGGAACAGCTGTTGGCGAAGACGGCCAGCATCCGGAAGACCTCGGCTATTCAGCAGGACGAGGTCAAGCGTAACGACCGGACGCAGACGGCACCGGGCCTGGCTGGCGCATTGGCCGTCGCGCAGATCCGTGTCCAGGAGTTGGAGGCGGCCGGCGTCGCTTCGCAGCTCGCTGTTGCGGATATCGGGCCGAATCCGTGGCAGCCGCGGCGCGTTTTCAACGAATCCAAGCTCTCGGAGCTGGCGGAGTCGATTCGTGAAGTCGGGCTGATGCAGCCCATCGTGGTACGCCGCGCTGAAGGCGGCTACCAAATCGTGGCGGGTGAGCGCCGGTGGCGCGCTCACAAAATGCTGGGGCTCGATGCGATCAAGGCGGTTGTCGTGGAGTGTTCTGACGCCGACATGGCGGTGCTCGCGATGGTGGAAAACATCAGCCGCGATGACCTGTCGGACTACGAAATCGCCCTGTCTATCCGGCAGACGGAGAAGGAATTTCCGTCGCGTGTGCGGCTCGCCGAGGCGCTTGGCCTGTCAAAAAGCGGCCTCTACCGGTTCTTGAGCTTCGGGCAATTGCCAGATTTCGTGTTGCAGGACCTCGACCTTCAGCCGCGTCTGCTGGGTGGGAGTGCGGCGGAAGCAATCGTCACATCAATCCGAAAGTATGGCGAGGCGGGGAATGATGCCGCTAAAGAGATCTGGCCACTTGTTGCATCGGGAAAGATGGAGCAAGGGAAGGCCGCTGGCGCTATCAAGGCACTTGCGACCCGGCGCGCCTCGGCGCCAAGCGCCGCGAGTGAGCGAAGCATTGATAAATTCTTCTCGGGCAAGGAACAAGCAGGCTCCATTACGAAGGATGTCAACGGCTTCACGGTGAAAGTTAAAGCTGGGGTGCTAACCGCAGCCCTGGAGACGCAGATTCGGGAGCTAATTAGCGAGACGTTCCACCACCAGCCCAAATAAGCTTTCCTAGAAGAGTACATAGCCCGCCTCGAGCGGGCTTTTTTTTTGTCTACTCGACGCTGACATCGCCGCGAGCAGACTTTCCCAAGTATGGACGGAGCTAGCGGCGGGTCGAGCCTCCCAAGTTGGGACGGTCCGGGCGCGGCTCGCCGACGTTCCCAAGACGGCGCCACATGCAGGCCGTAGACTTTCCCAAGTTGGGACGCTTCAGTGCCAATCGCAGACCTTCCCCCGGTAGGACGGTGAGGTGCGGCTCGAAGACCTTCCCAAGTTGGGACGGTGGTAGCCGTAGCTCATCGAGTTTCCCAAGTTGGGACGGTCCAGGCGCGGCTCGTCGACGTTCCCACGGACAGCGCTACATGCTGCAGGCTGACTTTCCCAAGTTGGCACGCTTCAGTGCCGACGTAGAGCTCCCCAAGTAGGGCGGTGCCAGGTGCGGTTCGAAGACCTTCCCAAGTTGGGACGGTGCTAGCCGCAGCTCCGCGAGTTTCCCAAATTGGGACGGTCCGGGCGCAGATCGCCGACGTTCCCAAGGGCGGCGCCACATGCAGGCCGACTTTCCCAAGTTGGGACGCTTGACTGCCAATCGCAGACCTTCCCACGGTAGGACGGTGCGACGTGCAGGCTCGCGGACCTTCCCAAGTTGGGACGGTGCTAGCCGCAGCTCCGCGACTTTCCCAAGTTGGGACGCTTGACT contains:
- a CDS encoding partitioning protein ParA, with the protein product MVKTSQLPAVDRTVPLEQISQFAEKVTIFTDELRETILAPRPRKTAPIFKTGEIAEMCNISHSQVQYLATKGDGELPPGTAAGTGRTRTFTLAEARIWVQKVSDIYQTPLVTGTRQPEGKIVITAQLKGGSAKTTTTMCLAQGLTLRGRKVLVVDLDPQASLSELCGLYAEKDVTPEDTILPYIYDQQIEGGLQARVQSTYWDGLDIIPAHTELIGAEFHLPAMQKIKPGFRFWTVLREGLEPLRKDYDYILMDTSPSLSYLNLNALLAADAMVMPMVPENLDFISSLSFWRLFSDVSKSFIKYEADKKYDFVSLLLSKVDYGRTSSAPIVRAWAQSAYESWLHSIEVPSSSVMSTGALAFSTVFDVSSTHSAAKSLQRVRQPIVEYCRWLDEIYAEKWRNAQ
- a CDS encoding plasmid partitioning protein ParB (K03497: parB, spo0J; chromosome partitioning protein, ParB family) gives rise to the protein MSNMREQLLAKTASIRKTSAIQQDEVKRNDRTQTAPGLAGALAVAQIRVQELEAAGVASQLAVADIGPNPWQPRRVFNESKLSELAESIREVGLMQPIVVRRAEGGYQIVAGERRWRAHKMLGLDAIKAVVVECSDADMAVLAMVENISRDDLSDYEIALSIRQTEKEFPSRVRLAEALGLSKSGLYRFLSFGQLPDFVLQDLDLQPRLLGGSAAEAIVTSIRKYGEAGNDAAKEIWPLVASGKMEQGKAAGAIKALATRRASAPSAASERSIDKFFSGKEQAGSITKDVNGFTVKVKAGVLTAALETQIRELISETFHHQPK